A genomic segment from Clostridium pasteurianum BC1 encodes:
- a CDS encoding SDR family oxidoreductase, with amino-acid sequence MELPFEIDLKNKVSVITGAGGVLCSSFAKALARCGAKIAVLDLNKKSADLVAEEINAAGGYAIGVEANVLDVLSLRNAKEKINEKLGSCDILINGAGGNHPKGTTTKEYLFQEDIENNNDDDVITFFDLDPKGIEFVFNLNFLGTLLPSQTFVKDMVDKKDAVIINISSMNAFTPLTKIPAYSGAKAAVSNFTQWLAVHLSRVDVRVNAIAPGFFVTNQNRALLMNDDGSYTERSNKILNATPMRRFGECEELIGTLLWLVDSKASGFVNGVVVPVDGGFSAYSGV; translated from the coding sequence ATGGAATTACCATTTGAAATAGATTTAAAAAATAAAGTATCGGTAATCACTGGTGCTGGAGGAGTACTTTGCAGTTCTTTTGCAAAGGCACTAGCTAGATGTGGAGCTAAAATAGCAGTACTTGATTTAAATAAAAAGAGTGCAGATTTAGTTGCAGAAGAGATAAATGCAGCTGGAGGCTATGCAATTGGTGTTGAAGCTAACGTACTGGATGTATTAAGTCTTAGAAATGCTAAAGAAAAAATAAATGAAAAATTAGGTTCTTGTGACATCTTAATAAATGGTGCAGGTGGAAATCACCCAAAGGGAACTACTACAAAAGAATATTTATTCCAAGAGGATATAGAAAACAATAATGATGATGATGTAATAACTTTCTTTGATCTAGATCCTAAAGGAATAGAATTTGTCTTCAATTTGAACTTTCTTGGAACGCTGCTCCCCAGCCAAACCTTTGTAAAAGATATGGTAGACAAAAAGGATGCAGTTATAATCAATATATCTTCAATGAATGCATTTACACCATTAACAAAAATTCCAGCCTACAGTGGGGCAAAAGCAGCTGTTTCAAACTTTACTCAATGGTTAGCGGTACATCTTTCAAGAGTAGATGTGAGAGTAAATGCAATAGCACCAGGATTTTTCGTAACAAATCAAAATAGAGCATTACTTATGAATGATGATGGAAGCTATACTGAAAGATCAAATAAGATATTAAATGCAACTCCAATGAGACGTTTTGGAGAATGTGAAGAGCTAATTGGAACACTTCTTTGGCTTGTGGATAGCAAGGCTTCAGGATTTGTGAATGGAGTAGTTGTTCCAGTTGATGGTGGATTTTCCGCTTATTCTGGTGTCTAG
- the uxuA gene encoding mannonate dehydratase, translated as MNMTFRWYGDDDKVTLEQIKQIPGVSGIVSAIYDVTVGEVWSLEKIMDLKDEIEAYGLELLVIESVPVHEDIKLGLPTRDRYIANYCETLRNLAEAGIKVVCYNFMPVFDWTRSELDHELPDGSNALIYKHETVLKMDPLTGELSLPGWDSSYTKEGMKDLLAQYKSVTEEDLWNNLKYFLQHVIAVADEVGIKMAIHPDDPPWSIFGLPRIIANKENLERFINLVDSPNNGIALCSGSLGVDPNNDVPEIIRYFGKKGRIHFGHCRNIKITGEKCFEESSHKSADGSLDMVEIMKAYHDIDFNGPIRPDHGRMIWGETGRPGYGLYDRALGAAYLNGIWETLEKSN; from the coding sequence ATGAATATGACCTTTAGATGGTATGGGGATGATGATAAGGTTACCCTGGAACAGATAAAACAAATACCAGGTGTATCAGGTATTGTATCAGCGATTTATGATGTGACCGTAGGCGAAGTATGGTCATTGGAAAAGATAATGGATTTGAAAGACGAAATTGAAGCTTATGGATTAGAGCTTTTGGTTATAGAAAGTGTTCCAGTGCATGAGGATATAAAGCTGGGACTTCCAACAAGAGACAGATATATAGCTAACTACTGTGAAACATTAAGAAACCTAGCTGAAGCAGGGATAAAAGTAGTTTGCTATAATTTTATGCCGGTGTTTGACTGGACAAGATCCGAGTTAGATCATGAACTGCCAGATGGTTCAAATGCACTAATATATAAACATGAAACTGTTTTAAAGATGGATCCGCTGACTGGAGAGTTATCACTGCCAGGTTGGGATTCAAGCTATACAAAAGAAGGAATGAAAGATTTATTAGCACAATACAAAAGTGTAACTGAAGAAGATTTATGGAACAATTTAAAATATTTTCTACAACATGTAATTGCTGTAGCTGACGAGGTTGGTATTAAAATGGCAATACATCCAGATGATCCACCTTGGTCAATTTTTGGATTACCAAGAATAATAGCCAATAAAGAAAATCTTGAAAGATTCATTAATTTAGTTGACAGTCCCAATAATGGTATAGCCCTATGCTCAGGATCTTTAGGTGTGGATCCAAACAACGATGTACCTGAAATAATACGTTATTTTGGTAAAAAGGGTAGAATTCATTTTGGACACTGTAGAAACATAAAAATAACAGGAGAAAAGTGTTTTGAAGAATCCTCACATAAAAGTGCAGATGGTTCATTAGATATGGTTGAAATCATGAAAGCTTATCATGATATAGACTTTAATGGACCAATAAGACCAGATCATGGAAGAATGATTTGGGGAGAAACAGGAAGACCTGGATATGGACTTTATGACAGAGCCTTAGGAGCAGCTTATCTAAATGGAATATGGGAGACTTTAGAAAAGTCAAATTAG
- the uxaC gene encoding glucuronate isomerase, with product MKKFMDENFLLSNKVAVRLYNDYAKNMPIYDYHCHLSTKEIYENKRYRNITESWLYGDHYKWRAMRSNGIDEKYITGDAGDYEKFLAWSKTVPMTLGNPLYHWTHLELQRYFDIYEVLNENTAEKIWEKANILIQGEGFSARDLIVKSNVKVICTTDDPTDTLEYHQKLKEDKDFNVKVLPAFRPDNSLEINKEGYIPWIKKLELVSGQTITNYNELLRALENRIQFFHAVGCRISDHSLTYVPYEETSKEEAAVIFEKALKGEIIDKEEENKYKTFTLYFLGTKYSELGWTMQLHIGAMRNNNTRMFSKLGGDTGFDSINDSVIAYPLSRLLDSLAKEDALPKSILYTLNPKDNYVIASMLGNFQGSGIPGKIQFGSGWWYNDNRDGMIEQMKALANCGLLSKFIGMLTDSRSFLSYTRHEYFRRILCNFIGEWVENGEFPYDIDLLGKIVQDISFNNAKNYFSIEF from the coding sequence ATGAAAAAGTTTATGGATGAAAACTTTTTACTTTCCAATAAAGTGGCAGTTAGGCTTTATAATGATTATGCTAAAAATATGCCGATTTATGATTATCACTGCCATTTAAGTACAAAAGAAATTTATGAGAATAAAAGATATAGAAATATAACTGAAAGCTGGTTATACGGTGATCACTACAAGTGGAGAGCTATGAGAAGTAATGGTATAGATGAAAAATATATTACTGGAGATGCCGGCGACTATGAAAAGTTTTTAGCATGGTCAAAAACAGTACCAATGACTTTAGGAAATCCTCTATATCACTGGACTCATTTAGAACTTCAAAGATATTTTGATATTTATGAGGTTTTAAATGAAAATACAGCTGAAAAAATTTGGGAAAAAGCTAATATATTGATTCAAGGAGAGGGCTTTAGTGCGAGAGATTTAATAGTGAAATCAAATGTTAAAGTCATATGTACAACAGATGATCCTACAGATACGCTTGAATATCATCAAAAATTGAAAGAAGATAAGGATTTTAATGTAAAGGTTCTTCCAGCCTTCAGACCAGATAATTCATTGGAAATTAATAAAGAGGGTTATATACCTTGGATTAAAAAGCTAGAGTTGGTAAGTGGACAAACAATTACAAATTATAATGAATTACTTCGCGCCTTGGAAAATAGAATACAATTTTTCCATGCTGTAGGCTGCAGAATTTCAGATCATTCCTTAACTTATGTACCATATGAAGAGACCTCTAAAGAAGAAGCGGCGGTTATTTTTGAAAAAGCATTAAAGGGAGAAATTATAGATAAAGAAGAAGAAAACAAATATAAAACCTTTACTCTATATTTTCTTGGAACAAAGTATTCTGAACTCGGATGGACTATGCAGCTGCATATTGGAGCTATGAGAAACAACAATACAAGAATGTTTAGTAAATTAGGCGGAGATACTGGATTTGATTCTATAAATGATTCTGTTATAGCATATCCACTTTCAAGATTATTGGATTCTCTAGCAAAAGAAGATGCTCTTCCAAAGTCTATTTTATATACTTTAAACCCAAAAGACAATTATGTTATAGCAAGTATGCTTGGTAATTTTCAAGGAAGTGGTATACCAGGAAAGATACAGTTTGGTTCTGGTTGGTGGTATAACGACAATAGAGATGGAATGATAGAACAAATGAAGGCACTGGCTAATTGTGGACTTTTAAGTAAATTTATAGGCATGTTAACTGACTCCAGAAGTTTTCTTTCCTACACAAGGCATGAGTATTTTAGGAGAATACTTTGCAATTTTATAGGTGAATGGGTTGAAAACGGGGAATTTCCATATGATATAGACTTATTAGGGAAAATTGTTCAAGATATAAGCTTTAATAATGCTAAGAACTATTTTTCAATAGAATTTTAA
- a CDS encoding Gfo/Idh/MocA family protein, whose product MKKHKFAIIGCGVIGNVHAESISHIENAELAAVCDVIEDKAKTLGEKYECSYYTDIDKMLKDQDIEIVNICTPSGLHAECGIKCAKAKKHIICEKPIEVTEEKAIHLIKACEDVGVKLSVISQHRFDKGIMELKKAVNEGDLGKLYFGGSHTKWYRSQEYYDSGDWRGTWELDGGGALMNQSIHYIDLLQYIMGPIEEIYGTCTSIGHERIEVEDEAVASVRFKNGGLGMIEGNTNAYPGLFTRLDIYGEKASIVIENDKVKLWKYKDGSEKKVADEERNIIAGSSAKDISNYSHILQFLDVIEAIEKNRRPSVDGYEGLKPLKIILAIYESNNNRKPVSIKE is encoded by the coding sequence TTGAAAAAACATAAATTTGCCATAATAGGCTGTGGAGTAATTGGAAATGTGCATGCAGAGAGTATCAGTCATATTGAAAATGCAGAGCTGGCTGCAGTATGTGATGTTATAGAAGATAAAGCTAAAACTTTAGGTGAAAAATATGAATGCAGTTATTATACAGATATTGATAAAATGCTTAAGGATCAGGATATAGAAATAGTTAATATATGTACACCAAGTGGACTTCATGCAGAATGTGGAATAAAATGTGCAAAGGCTAAAAAGCATATAATTTGCGAAAAGCCTATTGAGGTTACTGAAGAGAAAGCAATTCATCTAATTAAAGCTTGCGAAGATGTAGGGGTAAAGCTTTCAGTAATATCTCAACATAGATTTGATAAGGGAATTATGGAACTTAAAAAAGCAGTAAATGAGGGAGATCTTGGGAAACTATATTTTGGCGGCAGTCATACTAAATGGTACAGAAGTCAGGAGTATTATGATAGTGGTGATTGGAGAGGAACCTGGGAGTTAGATGGTGGTGGTGCCTTAATGAATCAATCAATTCATTACATTGACCTTTTACAGTATATTATGGGCCCTATAGAAGAAATATATGGAACCTGTACATCTATTGGTCATGAGAGGATAGAAGTAGAAGATGAAGCAGTAGCTTCAGTAAGATTTAAAAACGGTGGTTTAGGAATGATAGAAGGCAATACAAATGCATATCCAGGACTGTTTACAAGGCTTGATATTTATGGAGAAAAGGCGTCTATAGTGATAGAAAATGATAAGGTTAAACTGTGGAAATACAAGGATGGATCTGAAAAAAAGGTAGCTGACGAAGAGCGAAATATAATAGCAGGTTCTTCTGCAAAAGATATAAGTAACTACTCTCATATATTGCAATTTTTAGATGTTATTGAAGCTATAGAAAAAAATAGAAGACCAAGTGTTGATGGATATGAGGGATTAAAGCCGTTGAAAATTATACTTGCAATTTATGAGTCTAATAATAATAGAAAACCAGTAAGCATAAAGGAGTAA
- a CDS encoding IS110 family transposase yields the protein MKKLDYLSTLFVGIDIGARQNVVSAINFDQEFLIKMEPVPNTQFGAEQLESMLVKVLEKNTFKTVIIGLESTSFYGVHIANFLSSSERLMPYKPYVYCLNPKEVANYKDSFNSLDKNDSIDSFVIADFARVGRIHTEPWRGSQYLALQRLTRHRLHIVECLTREKTYMLSNVFLKFSGFALLQGDDHPFSDKYGATASSILTDFLSSEDIANTSIEDLVDFVNKKSRKRISNPQMTAEILQQAARNSYRLDKCLYEPLTTSIACSFNCIQAFEKELKAINKAIEKAVMGMNPVEYQILMSIPGFGPVYSSGILSELGSVHAFPNNNAIAKYAGIVWKENQSGGFKAENTPMNKAGNRYLRYYLIEAAGSIVRYIPEYQEFYQKKFAEVTTHQHKRALALTSRKLIRLIFGLLAKNQLYSSNRVDK from the coding sequence ATGAAGAAATTAGATTACTTATCAACTCTATTTGTTGGTATCGATATTGGTGCGAGACAAAATGTTGTCTCTGCTATTAATTTTGATCAAGAATTCTTGATTAAAATGGAGCCTGTTCCTAATACACAATTTGGTGCAGAACAATTAGAATCCATGCTTGTTAAAGTGTTAGAAAAGAACACTTTTAAAACTGTAATAATCGGCTTAGAATCTACTTCCTTTTACGGAGTACATATTGCCAATTTTTTATCTTCAAGTGAAAGACTTATGCCTTACAAGCCTTATGTTTACTGCTTAAACCCTAAGGAAGTTGCTAACTACAAAGATTCCTTCAATTCTCTTGATAAAAATGACAGCATTGACTCTTTTGTTATTGCTGATTTTGCAAGAGTTGGCAGAATTCATACTGAACCCTGGCGGGGTTCTCAATATCTTGCTCTGCAAAGACTTACAAGACACAGGCTTCATATTGTTGAATGCTTAACCAGGGAAAAGACTTACATGTTATCCAATGTATTTCTCAAGTTTAGTGGATTTGCTTTGTTACAAGGTGATGATCATCCTTTTTCTGATAAATATGGTGCTACTGCGTCATCTATATTGACAGATTTTCTTTCTTCTGAAGATATTGCAAATACTTCAATTGAAGATCTTGTTGACTTCGTCAATAAAAAAAGTCGCAAGCGGATTTCCAATCCACAGATGACTGCTGAAATTCTGCAGCAGGCTGCACGTAATTCATACCGCCTTGATAAATGTTTGTATGAGCCTTTAACAACCTCAATTGCCTGCTCTTTTAATTGTATTCAGGCTTTTGAGAAAGAACTTAAAGCTATTAACAAGGCTATTGAAAAAGCAGTTATGGGAATGAACCCCGTGGAATACCAAATTTTAATGTCAATACCTGGGTTCGGTCCTGTTTACTCTAGTGGTATTCTTTCAGAATTAGGTAGTGTTCATGCTTTCCCTAATAACAATGCCATTGCTAAATACGCTGGCATCGTATGGAAGGAAAATCAATCTGGTGGCTTTAAGGCTGAAAACACACCAATGAACAAAGCAGGCAACCGTTATTTGCGCTATTATCTGATAGAAGCTGCTGGAAGTATCGTAAGATATATTCCTGAATATCAAGAATTCTATCAGAAGAAATTTGCTGAAGTAACTACACATCAGCATAAACGAGCACTCGCACTAACATCTCGTAAATTGATTCGTTTGATTTTTGGATTGCTGGCTAAAAATCAACTCTACTCTTCAAATAGGGTAGATAAATAA
- a CDS encoding sugar phosphate isomerase/epimerase family protein, translating to MEFKLSAFGDEISQKLGNQLKVLKKFNIDFIEIRSVEDVQLLEYNTSIIKEFKKVLDDYNIKVSSLASPIGKISIRGDLKTHLEKFKRAVEIAEYLNTKYIRIFSFYIDEGSTPGNYKNQVIEELTKYTEYVKNSDIVLLHENEKHIFGDTLDRCLYIFQNLKTDKLRAVFDPANFVQCNQHDLYKTYLKLKPYIEYFHIKDAVYLDGEVVPAGQGNGELFNILNDLSKSNYNGFISLEPHLNNSLPGGGEENFQIAYDALLNLISKIESNLVICQEQNEKKKK from the coding sequence ATGGAATTTAAACTTAGTGCTTTTGGAGATGAAATATCTCAAAAGCTTGGTAATCAATTAAAGGTATTAAAAAAATTTAATATTGATTTTATCGAAATAAGGAGTGTAGAAGATGTTCAGCTTCTAGAATACAATACTTCCATCATTAAAGAATTTAAAAAAGTTCTAGATGACTATAATATTAAAGTATCTTCTCTAGCTTCTCCCATTGGAAAGATATCTATAAGAGGTGATTTAAAGACACATCTTGAAAAATTCAAAAGGGCCGTTGAAATAGCAGAATACCTTAATACGAAATATATAAGGATATTTTCATTTTATATTGATGAAGGCTCTACTCCAGGCAACTATAAGAATCAAGTCATTGAAGAACTTACAAAGTATACAGAATATGTGAAAAACTCAGATATAGTTCTGCTTCATGAAAATGAAAAGCACATCTTTGGAGATACCTTAGACAGATGTTTATATATTTTTCAAAATTTAAAGACGGATAAATTAAGAGCAGTATTTGATCCTGCAAATTTTGTCCAATGTAACCAACATGATTTATATAAGACTTACCTTAAGCTAAAGCCCTATATTGAGTACTTCCATATTAAAGATGCTGTATATCTTGATGGTGAAGTTGTTCCCGCAGGACAAGGCAATGGTGAACTTTTTAATATACTTAACGATCTGTCTAAAAGTAACTATAACGGATTTATATCTTTAGAACCTCATTTAAATAATAGTTTACCAGGTGGTGGTGAAGAGAATTTTCAAATAGCATACGATGCGCTTTTGAACTTGATAAGTAAAATTGAAAGCAATTTGGTAATATGTCAAGAACAAAATGAAAAGAAAAAGAAATGA
- a CDS encoding AraC family transcriptional regulator yields MNSEFLEINENVYISRSKDQSPFTMHHVHYHDCYEIIFFLSGNVSYFIKDKIYPIQKYDLIFISPFDLHRVTNTGGKYYERIVINFKEKFFNKAYIKNSILKFFNSNINKIPITNNDVRNIFNSLCYEKKINDVFSDIRINLLVEELLIILNREVRHNTFRQDNNIKDEKVLSIISYINDNYMNDITLSLLSDKFYISQSHLVHLFKNIAGFTIMDYLNKKRISAAQQMLSNNNYNIRSVGELVGYNNLTSFSRTFKAISGVSPMQYKKQHKIE; encoded by the coding sequence ATGAATTCTGAATTTCTTGAAATAAATGAAAATGTATATATTTCTCGATCCAAGGATCAGTCACCTTTTACTATGCATCATGTACATTATCATGACTGCTATGAAATAATCTTCTTTCTTTCAGGCAATGTTTCTTATTTTATAAAAGATAAAATTTATCCTATCCAAAAATATGATTTAATATTTATATCACCATTTGATCTTCATAGAGTCACTAATACCGGGGGTAAATATTATGAAAGAATAGTTATAAATTTTAAAGAAAAATTTTTCAATAAGGCCTATATTAAGAATAGTATTTTAAAATTTTTTAATTCAAATATTAACAAAATTCCTATAACTAATAACGATGTAAGAAATATTTTTAATTCACTATGTTATGAAAAAAAAATTAACGATGTGTTTTCAGATATAAGAATCAACTTGCTTGTAGAAGAATTGCTTATTATACTTAACAGAGAAGTCAGGCATAACACTTTCCGACAGGATAACAATATAAAAGATGAAAAAGTATTATCAATTATTTCTTATATAAATGATAATTATATGAATGATATAACTCTATCTTTGCTATCAGATAAATTTTATATAAGCCAATCTCATTTGGTACATCTATTTAAGAATATAGCAGGTTTCACTATAATGGATTATTTAAATAAAAAGAGAATTTCAGCAGCGCAGCAGATGCTTTCTAACAATAATTACAATATACGTTCTGTAGGTGAATTAGTTGGATATAATAATTTAACCAGTTTTAGCAGAACCTTCAAAGCAATATCAGGTGTATCTCCTATGCAGTATAAAAAACAGCACAAAATTGAATAA
- a CDS encoding MTH1187 family thiamine-binding protein has product MAIAQATIVPLGTGSTSVSKYVAGCHKILKDEKRIKYELTPMATVFEGDLDVVLEVIRKMHEVPFENGAQRVLTTINIDDRRDKEASMNQKLNSVREKLD; this is encoded by the coding sequence ATGGCTATAGCACAGGCAACAATAGTACCACTGGGAACGGGTTCTACCAGTGTAAGTAAATATGTAGCTGGTTGTCATAAAATTTTAAAGGATGAAAAGCGTATTAAATACGAGCTTACACCTATGGCAACGGTTTTTGAGGGCGATTTGGATGTGGTCTTAGAAGTTATAAGAAAAATGCATGAAGTACCTTTTGAAAATGGTGCTCAAAGAGTTCTTACTACTATAAATATAGATGATAGAAGGGATAAAGAGGCTTCTATGAATCAAAAGTTAAATTCAGTGAGAGAAAAATTGGATTAA
- the tpx gene encoding thiol peroxidase, giving the protein MKVAFQGNEVTLQGKEVKVGDTFPDFITANNSLAPISLKDTKGVRIFLTVPSVDTPVCDLEVRTFNEKAAEIEGVTVYTVSMDLPFALARWCGAEGIEKVVTLSDYKDRTFGENTGTYVKELGLLARTAFVVGSDNKVTYANYLSEITDYPNYDEILEAAKKAK; this is encoded by the coding sequence ATGAAAGTTGCTTTTCAGGGAAATGAAGTTACATTACAAGGAAAAGAAGTAAAGGTGGGAGATACGTTCCCAGATTTTATTACAGCTAATAATTCATTAGCACCAATTTCATTAAAGGATACTAAAGGGGTCAGAATATTTTTGACTGTTCCTTCTGTGGATACTCCAGTATGTGATCTTGAAGTTAGAACTTTTAATGAAAAGGCTGCTGAAATAGAAGGCGTTACTGTGTACACTGTATCTATGGATTTACCTTTTGCTCTAGCAAGATGGTGCGGTGCAGAAGGCATTGAAAAAGTAGTTACTCTTTCAGATTATAAAGATAGGACTTTTGGTGAAAATACAGGTACTTATGTTAAAGAACTGGGTCTTCTTGCAAGGACAGCTTTTGTTGTAGGAAGTGACAACAAAGTTACTTATGCAAATTATTTAAGTGAAATAACAGATTATCCTAATTATGATGAAATATTAGAGGCAGCTAAAAAAGCTAAATAA
- a CDS encoding putative quinol monooxygenase yields the protein MIKVVAKGYVKAGEVEKFKEYAAELVKESKKEEENISYGLYQDTSNPQILTFIEEWKDQAALDQHMKTPHFVRIFAELGKLQEKETDINIYNLAI from the coding sequence ATGATTAAAGTTGTAGCAAAAGGTTATGTGAAGGCAGGAGAAGTGGAGAAGTTTAAGGAATATGCTGCTGAATTGGTTAAAGAAAGCAAAAAAGAAGAGGAAAACATATCTTATGGTTTATATCAGGATACAAGCAATCCACAAATATTAACTTTTATAGAGGAGTGGAAAGATCAAGCTGCTCTAGACCAGCATATGAAGACACCACATTTTGTAAGAATATTTGCAGAGCTTGGTAAGCTTCAAGAAAAAGAAACAGACATAAATATTTATAATCTTGCTATTTAA
- a CDS encoding hydroxyacid dehydrogenase, translating into MGYKVLITEDIDKEGKDYLKKFGYEIKLAESISEENLIKEVKDCDAILVRMAPITAKVIDAGLKLKIISKHGVGVDNIDVEEATKRGIRVTNSPDSNKNTVAEYTMGLIISLAKKFFLYDRELRKGNFHIRDSFSMDLEGKVLGIIGAGSIGNLVATKASKGFGMKVIEFKRHINGIKESEDIEFTDNLDYLLKNSHFISLHVPLTESTKGLIGERELSLMKPEAFLINTARGEVVNNKALVDALLNNKIAGAAIDVYEGEVPSKDNPVFKLENVIVTPHTAAHTVEAMKRMSLHPAIGIQEILSGKEPSWPVN; encoded by the coding sequence ATGGGTTATAAAGTTCTAATTACTGAGGATATAGATAAAGAGGGAAAAGATTATCTTAAAAAGTTTGGATATGAAATAAAATTAGCAGAAAGTATATCAGAAGAAAATCTTATAAAAGAAGTTAAGGATTGTGATGCCATACTTGTACGTATGGCTCCTATTACAGCAAAGGTTATAGATGCTGGGTTAAAGCTTAAAATTATATCAAAACATGGTGTAGGAGTGGATAATATAGATGTTGAGGAAGCCACAAAGCGTGGTATACGAGTTACAAATTCCCCAGATTCAAACAAAAATACAGTGGCGGAATATACAATGGGTCTTATTATCTCATTAGCAAAGAAATTTTTTCTATACGATAGAGAACTTAGAAAAGGGAATTTTCACATAAGAGACAGTTTTAGTATGGATCTTGAAGGAAAAGTACTTGGAATTATTGGCGCAGGTAGTATAGGTAATCTGGTAGCAACTAAGGCATCAAAAGGATTTGGAATGAAGGTAATAGAATTTAAAAGGCATATTAATGGAATAAAAGAATCAGAAGATATAGAATTTACGGACAACCTAGACTACCTTCTTAAAAATTCACATTTTATAAGCCTACATGTACCTCTTACAGAATCCACAAAAGGACTTATAGGGGAAAGAGAACTTTCACTTATGAAACCAGAAGCTTTTCTTATAAATACAGCTAGAGGTGAAGTTGTGAATAATAAGGCATTAGTGGATGCACTTTTAAATAATAAGATTGCAGGTGCAGCTATTGATGTATATGAAGGAGAAGTACCATCAAAAGATAATCCTGTTTTCAAGTTGGAAAATGTAATTGTAACACCACATACGGCTGCTCATACAGTTGAGGCAATGAAGAGGATGTCACTGCATCCAGCTATAGGCATACAGGAAATTTTAAGTGGTAAAGAACCCTCCTGGCCTGTGAACTAA
- the asd gene encoding aspartate-semialdehyde dehydrogenase yields MSKKLKVGLLGGTGLVGQRFVTLLDNHPYFEVTSVAASKRSAGKKYYDTVKDRWKLSIPMPDYIKDIVVKDIYEIDEIASEVDFVFCAVDMPKEEIKKIEETYAKHEIPVISNNSAHRFTDDVPVVIPEVNSDHLKIIDKQRERLGTQKGFITAKPNCSIQSYVPAISALLDYKPTKILVCTYQAISGSGKTFKEFPEILDNVIPYIPGEEDKSEKEPLKVWGHIEDNKIVCAENPTITSQCIRVPVADGHLAAVFVSFENKPSKEAMLEHFKTFKGKPQLLELPTAPENFLTYCEDDFRPQPRLDRELEKGMGVTIGRLREDTVFDYKFVCLSHNALRGAAGGALLTAELLYREGYLY; encoded by the coding sequence ATGAGTAAAAAATTAAAAGTAGGTTTACTTGGTGGTACTGGCCTTGTGGGTCAAAGATTTGTAACCCTTCTTGATAACCATCCTTATTTTGAAGTTACATCTGTTGCAGCAAGCAAACGTTCTGCTGGCAAAAAATATTATGACACTGTAAAGGACAGATGGAAACTTAGTATACCTATGCCTGATTATATTAAGGATATAGTTGTAAAAGATATTTATGAAATAGATGAAATTGCCAGCGAAGTAGATTTTGTATTCTGTGCAGTAGATATGCCTAAAGAAGAAATAAAGAAAATAGAAGAAACTTATGCAAAGCACGAAATACCTGTAATATCAAACAATTCTGCTCATAGATTTACTGATGATGTTCCTGTTGTTATACCTGAAGTAAACTCAGACCATCTTAAAATAATTGACAAACAAAGAGAAAGACTTGGAACACAAAAAGGCTTTATCACAGCTAAGCCAAATTGCTCAATCCAAAGTTACGTACCTGCAATAAGTGCACTTTTAGACTACAAACCAACTAAAATACTTGTTTGTACTTATCAGGCAATATCAGGCAGTGGAAAAACTTTTAAGGAATTCCCTGAAATACTTGATAATGTTATTCCTTATATTCCTGGTGAAGAAGATAAAAGTGAAAAGGAACCCTTAAAAGTATGGGGTCATATTGAAGATAATAAAATAGTATGCGCTGAAAATCCTACAATAACTTCTCAGTGTATAAGAGTCCCTGTAGCTGACGGACATCTTGCTGCTGTATTTGTTTCCTTTGAAAATAAACCTTCAAAAGAAGCCATGCTTGAACACTTTAAAACTTTCAAAGGAAAACCTCAGCTTTTAGAGCTTCCTACAGCTCCTGAAAACTTCTTAACTTATTGTGAAGATGACTTCAGACCTCAGCCAAGACTGGATAGAGAACTAGAAAAGGGAATGGGAGTAACTATCGGAAGACTTAGAGAAGACACTGTATTTGACTATAAATTCGTATGTCTTTCTCACAACGCACTACGTGGTGCAGCAGGGGGAGCACTTTTAACTGCTGAACTTCTATACAGAGAAGGTTATTTATACTAA